The following proteins are encoded in a genomic region of Mycolicibacterium rutilum:
- a CDS encoding thioesterase II family protein — translation MIKEQSQLTFAPWIKRTPGQSATGATVVFPHAGGAAAAYRGFAAALARGGADAYVVQYPQRADRLSHPAPDTVEQLAADLFAAGDWAQLGPLTLFGHCMGAVIAFEFGRVAERHGVEVGQLWVSASQAPSTIADSPRLPTADAEVVANMVDLGGTDPRLLADEDFIELLVRAVRADYLAFNRYACGADARLAADIHTIGGRSDHRISEDTLRRWEIHTAGAFTLSLFDGGHFYINHHIDAVAELVNAR, via the coding sequence ATGATCAAAGAACAGAGCCAACTCACCTTCGCGCCCTGGATCAAGCGCACGCCGGGGCAATCCGCGACCGGAGCGACCGTCGTCTTCCCGCATGCGGGCGGCGCGGCGGCGGCCTACCGGGGTTTCGCTGCGGCCCTCGCCCGCGGCGGCGCCGACGCGTACGTCGTGCAGTACCCGCAGCGCGCCGACCGGCTGAGCCATCCGGCGCCCGACACGGTCGAACAACTCGCCGCCGACCTGTTCGCGGCGGGGGACTGGGCGCAGCTCGGCCCGCTGACGCTGTTCGGCCACTGCATGGGCGCGGTCATCGCGTTCGAGTTCGGCCGGGTCGCCGAACGGCACGGGGTCGAGGTGGGCCAACTGTGGGTCTCCGCGAGCCAGGCGCCCTCGACGATCGCGGACTCACCGCGACTGCCGACCGCCGACGCAGAGGTCGTCGCCAACATGGTCGACCTCGGCGGGACCGACCCGCGACTGCTCGCCGACGAGGACTTCATCGAGCTGCTCGTGCGCGCCGTGCGGGCCGACTACCTGGCGTTCAACCGCTACGCCTGCGGCGCCGACGCGCGTCTGGCCGCCGACATCCACACCATCGGCGGCCGCAGCGATCACCGGATCAGCGAAGACACGTTGCGGCGCTGGGAAATTCACACCGCCGGCGCGTTCACGCTGAGCCTGTTCGATGGTGGCCACTTCTACATCAACCACCACATCGACGCGGTCGCGGAGTTGGTCAATGCCCGATAG
- a CDS encoding beta-ketoacyl [acyl carrier protein] synthase domain-containing protein, protein MPDSGVDDPVVIVGMAIEAPGGIETPDELWDLLAAEREGLCPFPRDRGWAVREVLDGSQRDGFKRIHDLGGFLSSAAAFDPEFFGISPREAVAMDPQQRVALRVAWRALENSGINPDDLAGHDAGCYVGASTMGYGPDLAEFTDLTGHLMSGTALGVISGRIAYTLGLAGPALTVDTSCSSTLTAIHLASQALRSGDCDLALAGGVCVMGSPGFFVEFAKQHALSDDGRCRPYSAHASGTVWAEGAAMFVLQQRSAALRDGRQVLAEFKTTCLNQDGRSVGLTAPSGPAQARLFARALHRSGVRAEDIGMIEGHGTATRLGDRTELLSLAQTYGATAPGAGPRLGSVKSNLGHTQAAAGGLGLAKVLLAAEHGAIPASLHSDDASREIDWDSQGLRLATEMTAWPAVDGERLAAVTAFGMSGTNAHVIVSIPATEAEAA, encoded by the coding sequence ATGCCCGATAGCGGAGTCGACGATCCGGTCGTCATCGTCGGGATGGCGATCGAGGCGCCGGGCGGCATCGAGACCCCCGACGAGCTGTGGGACCTGCTGGCCGCCGAGCGCGAAGGGCTGTGCCCGTTCCCGCGGGACCGGGGCTGGGCGGTGCGCGAGGTGCTCGACGGCTCACAGCGCGACGGCTTCAAACGCATCCACGATCTCGGCGGGTTCCTTTCCAGCGCAGCAGCTTTCGACCCGGAGTTCTTCGGCATCTCACCGCGTGAAGCGGTCGCGATGGATCCGCAGCAGCGGGTCGCGCTGCGCGTGGCCTGGCGGGCGCTGGAGAACAGCGGGATCAACCCCGATGACCTCGCCGGTCACGACGCCGGCTGCTACGTCGGTGCCTCGACGATGGGGTACGGACCCGATCTCGCCGAATTCACCGACCTGACCGGACATTTGATGTCGGGAACCGCGCTCGGGGTGATCTCGGGGCGCATCGCCTACACCCTCGGACTCGCCGGTCCCGCGCTGACCGTCGACACCTCGTGCTCGTCGACCCTGACCGCTATCCACCTGGCGTCGCAGGCCTTGCGGTCCGGCGACTGCGACCTCGCGCTCGCCGGCGGGGTGTGTGTGATGGGATCGCCGGGATTCTTCGTCGAATTCGCCAAGCAACACGCGCTGTCCGACGACGGTCGCTGCCGGCCCTACAGCGCGCACGCCAGCGGAACCGTCTGGGCCGAGGGCGCAGCGATGTTCGTGCTCCAGCAACGGTCGGCGGCGCTGCGCGACGGCCGTCAGGTGCTCGCCGAGTTCAAGACCACCTGCCTGAACCAGGACGGCCGCTCCGTAGGCCTCACCGCGCCGAGCGGGCCGGCCCAGGCGCGGCTGTTCGCGCGGGCGCTGCACCGCAGCGGGGTCCGCGCCGAGGACATCGGGATGATCGAGGGTCACGGCACCGCGACCCGGCTCGGTGACCGCACCGAATTGCTCTCGCTGGCACAGACATACGGCGCCACCGCGCCCGGCGCCGGACCTCGGCTCGGCTCGGTGAAGTCCAACCTCGGCCACACCCAGGCCGCCGCCGGCGGGCTCGGACTGGCCAAAGTGCTGCTCGCCGCCGAGCACGGCGCGATCCCGGCCAGCCTGCACAGCGACGACGCGAGCCGGGAAATCGACTGGGACAGCCAGGGTTTGCGGCTCGCCACCGAGATGACGGCATGGCCCGCCGTCGACGGTGAACGCCTGGCCGCGGTGACGGCCTTCGGGATGAGCGGAACCAACGCCCACGTCATCGTGTCGATACCGGCCACCGAGGCCGAGGCGGCATGA
- the mbtD gene encoding mycobactin polyketide synthase MbtD has product MTPGTGLPDGRVPVLLSAHAAELLAQDAAAILRYLDRKPDVGAVAATLLRTRRPRRHRAVIRAADTAELADALRALASGQGHPLIARSSASAAPRTAFVFPGQGNQWPAMGADAYRTSAVYRAEVDRCAEAFVAAGQPSPLPYLLAAEGDWSQVEIQAAQFSHAAGLANLWRSCGLVPDATVGHSLGEVAAAYVAGGITLADAAAVVVARATAVDRLSGGYGMASLGISLPETEQLIATIPGWLEMSAVNAGTSVVVSGERAAIDTLVAAATDRGQFARRLDVDYPGHTSALESLREDLAAMLPDARFADAPIRFIGSTTGDMVPAGTAFGDYWYENLRRTVRFDRAIATARGLGVDAFVEMSAHPSLLFALGDLLGDDESTVVGSGHRDVPSLEALSQNIAAVAVADPGYRWADLVDVAAHPHLRGFPNAPMRDVRLWAEPRRLAPIQPLTVAHETWSATTASADRTERRVAVVDVAGPSGPLSDRLRAALTRRDHIKLVDAADADLVVAVAPTIDEPDVERATAALAGLLDDGLLDYVDTAGTACRAVCLVTAGGERVRAGEPSALPAQSALAAMHRSIGFEHPELAFRHLDLPSWEPDDASADAAVDALLASEPEIAVRLNGSQAELLNREVTESVEPAPPFPAVDDVVITGGNGAVGLHFARYLAAHGARRIVLLSRGGVDDATLAGLAAPGVEVVAARCDVSSAADVAEAARRFGKNGASLLIHAAGAATFADRPALTGAALTDTAAAKIAGLARMTEQWPLRPDARILVCSSVSGVWGGRSHAAYSAANRLLDAMAAQLRAGGTHCVAARYGLWRGSGIAGAGEVTRIERSGLLAMDPERAVEASLCEYRDDPLLYSADRDRLQLFRDSAATTENHEPATISGDTAAQVRAEIAAVLGQDAASVDMATSLLDLGVDSLLALDLRKRLQRVTGHKVALGTLLGGITGDELIADLDTKRSEKVDTRD; this is encoded by the coding sequence ATGACGCCGGGCACCGGTCTTCCCGACGGGCGCGTGCCCGTGCTGCTCAGCGCGCACGCCGCCGAACTGCTGGCGCAAGACGCCGCGGCGATACTGCGCTACCTCGACCGCAAACCCGACGTCGGCGCGGTCGCCGCCACACTGCTGCGCACGCGTCGACCACGCAGACACCGCGCGGTGATCCGCGCCGCCGACACCGCAGAACTGGCCGACGCGCTGCGGGCGCTGGCCTCCGGTCAGGGGCACCCGTTGATCGCGCGGTCCTCGGCATCGGCCGCGCCGCGCACCGCGTTCGTCTTTCCGGGCCAGGGCAACCAGTGGCCGGCGATGGGCGCTGACGCCTACCGCACGTCGGCGGTCTACCGGGCCGAGGTCGACCGGTGCGCCGAGGCGTTCGTCGCCGCCGGCCAGCCGTCGCCGTTGCCATACCTGCTGGCGGCGGAGGGCGACTGGTCACAGGTCGAGATCCAGGCGGCGCAGTTCAGCCACGCGGCCGGACTGGCGAACCTGTGGCGGTCGTGCGGACTCGTGCCGGACGCCACCGTCGGACACAGCCTCGGCGAGGTGGCCGCGGCCTACGTCGCGGGCGGCATCACGCTGGCCGACGCGGCCGCGGTGGTCGTCGCGCGGGCGACCGCGGTGGACCGCCTCAGCGGCGGATACGGCATGGCGTCGCTGGGCATCTCACTTCCCGAGACCGAACAACTGATCGCCACGATCCCGGGCTGGCTGGAGATGTCGGCCGTCAACGCCGGCACGTCGGTGGTGGTGTCGGGGGAGCGCGCGGCCATCGACACGTTGGTGGCCGCCGCGACGGACCGCGGCCAGTTCGCCCGCCGGCTCGATGTGGACTATCCCGGCCACACCAGCGCGTTGGAGTCGCTGCGCGAGGACCTGGCCGCAATGCTGCCCGACGCCCGATTCGCCGACGCTCCGATCCGCTTCATCGGATCGACGACCGGCGACATGGTGCCCGCCGGCACCGCGTTCGGTGACTACTGGTACGAGAACCTGCGCCGCACCGTCCGTTTCGACCGCGCGATAGCGACCGCACGAGGTCTCGGTGTGGACGCGTTCGTCGAGATGTCGGCGCATCCGTCGCTGCTGTTCGCCCTCGGCGACCTGCTCGGCGACGACGAGTCGACCGTCGTCGGCTCCGGGCACCGCGACGTTCCGTCGCTCGAGGCACTGTCGCAGAACATCGCCGCCGTCGCCGTGGCCGACCCCGGCTACCGATGGGCCGACCTGGTCGACGTCGCCGCTCACCCGCATCTGCGCGGCTTCCCGAACGCGCCGATGCGCGACGTCCGGCTGTGGGCGGAGCCGCGCCGCCTCGCTCCGATCCAGCCGCTGACCGTCGCCCACGAAACCTGGTCGGCCACAACCGCGTCCGCGGACAGGACGGAACGGCGCGTCGCGGTCGTCGACGTCGCCGGACCGAGCGGACCGCTGTCCGACCGGCTGCGCGCCGCGCTGACTCGCCGCGACCACATCAAGTTGGTCGACGCCGCCGACGCCGACCTCGTCGTCGCGGTCGCACCCACGATCGACGAGCCCGACGTCGAACGTGCCACCGCCGCGCTGGCCGGCCTCCTCGACGACGGCCTGCTCGATTACGTCGACACCGCCGGGACGGCGTGCCGCGCCGTCTGCCTCGTCACCGCGGGCGGAGAGCGGGTCCGCGCTGGTGAGCCGTCGGCGCTGCCCGCCCAGAGCGCTCTGGCGGCGATGCACCGCAGCATCGGCTTCGAACACCCGGAGCTGGCGTTCCGCCACCTGGATCTGCCGTCGTGGGAACCGGACGACGCCAGCGCCGACGCCGCCGTCGACGCGCTGCTGGCATCGGAACCCGAAATCGCGGTGCGCCTCAACGGTTCACAGGCCGAACTATTAAACCGAGAGGTGACCGAATCGGTCGAACCGGCGCCGCCGTTCCCCGCCGTCGACGATGTGGTGATCACCGGCGGCAACGGCGCGGTCGGCCTGCACTTCGCCCGCTATCTGGCCGCTCACGGCGCGCGACGCATCGTGCTGCTCAGCCGCGGTGGCGTCGACGACGCCACACTGGCCGGACTCGCCGCACCCGGCGTCGAGGTCGTCGCCGCCCGCTGCGACGTGAGCTCGGCCGCCGACGTGGCCGAGGCCGCCCGCCGATTCGGCAAGAACGGCGCGTCGCTGCTCATCCACGCCGCGGGTGCGGCGACCTTCGCCGACCGGCCCGCGCTCACCGGCGCCGCACTCACCGACACCGCGGCCGCCAAGATCGCCGGGCTCGCACGGATGACCGAACAGTGGCCGCTGCGGCCGGACGCACGAATCCTGGTGTGCTCGTCGGTGTCCGGGGTGTGGGGCGGCCGCTCCCACGCCGCGTACTCGGCGGCCAACCGGCTGCTCGACGCGATGGCCGCCCAGCTGCGGGCCGGCGGCACACACTGCGTCGCCGCCCGCTACGGGCTGTGGCGGGGCAGCGGCATCGCCGGCGCGGGCGAGGTGACCAGGATCGAGCGGTCCGGGCTGCTCGCGATGGATCCGGAGCGGGCGGTGGAAGCCAGCCTGTGCGAGTATCGCGACGATCCGCTGCTGTACAGCGCCGACCGGGACCGGCTGCAGCTGTTCCGCGACAGCGCGGCCACCACCGAGAACCACGAGCCCGCAACGATTTCCGGGGACACCGCGGCCCAGGTCCGCGCGGAGATCGCCGCGGTGCTGGGCCAGGATGCGGCGTCGGTCGACATGGCGACATCGCTGCTCGACCTGGGCGTCGACTCCCTGCTGGCGCTGGATCTGCGCAAGCGGCTGCAGCGGGTGACCGGCCACAAGGTGGCGCTGGGCACCCTGCTCGGCGGCATCACCGGCGACGAGCTCATCGCCGACCTCGACACGAAACGATCAGAGAAGGTGGACACACGTGACTGA